In Nitratireductor mangrovi, the genomic window CGTCATCTGCTCCAACGTCGTCGGCGGCTGTCTGGGTTCGACCGGACCGGCCTCGATCAATCCGGACACCGGGCGCGCCTACGGTCTCGACCTGCCCGTCATCACCATCGCCGATATGGTGCGTGCGCAGGTGATGCTGATCGACCATTTCGGCATCGATCGCCTGTTTTCCGTCATCGGTGGCTCGATGGGCGGCATGCAGGTGCTGGAATGGGCGGCGAGCTATCCCGAGCGCGTCTTCACCGCCCTGCCGATAGCCGCCGGCGCACGGCATTCGGCGCAGAACATCGCCTTTCACGAGGTCGGCCGCCAGGCGGTGATGGCCGATCCCGACTGGTGCGGCGGCCGCTACATCGAGGAAGGCCGGCGACCCGAGAAGGGGCTAGCCGTGGCACGAATGGCCGCCCACATCACCTATCTGTCGGAGACGGCGCTGCACCGGAAATTCGGGCGCAACCTGCAGGACCGCGAGAACCTCACCTTCGGTTTCGACGCCGACTTCCAGATCGAGAGCTATCTGCGCCACCAGGGCATGACCTTCGTCGACCGCTTCGACGCCAATTCCTATCTCTACATGACCCGGGCGATGGACTATTTCGACCTCGCAACCGACCGCGGAGGGCTCCTGGCCGACGCCTTCGCCAATTCGCCGACCCGTTTTTGCGTCGTCTCCTTTACCTCCGACTGGCTTTTCCCGACCGCGGAAAGCCGCATGGTGGTGCGGGCGCTGAATGCCGCCGGCGCGTCGGTCTCCTTCGTCGAGATCGAGACCGACCGCGGCCACGATGCCTTCCTGCTCGACGAGCCCGAGCTGTTCGCCGCCGTCCGCGGCTTTCTCGATTCCGCGGCGCGGGCCCGTGGTCTGGAGCCGGTCCTGTGAGCGTCAACAACGAAGCCCGCGTCGACCTGCGCATGGTTGCGGGCCTGATCGACCCGCGCGCCCGTGTCCTCGATGTCGGCTGCGGCGACGGCGAATTGCTGGAACTGCTTGCGCGCGAGAAGCAGGTCGACGGACGTGGCATCGAGATCTCGCAGCGCGGTGTCAACGAATGTGTGGCGCGGGGCCTGTCGGTGATCCAGGGCGATGCCGACACCGATCTCGGCTACTACCCCGACAAGGGCTTCGACTACGTCATCCTGTCGCAAACCCTGCAGGCGACCTACAACCCGAAGGAAGTGCTGGCGCAGCTATTGCGGATTGGTGATCGCGCCATCGTCTCGTTCCCCAATTTCGGGCACTGGCGCGTGCGCTTCTCGCTGCTGTTGCGCGGCCGCATGCCGGTGACCCCGGACCTGCCTCACAGCTGGTACGACACGCCCAACATCCATTTCTGCACCATCCGCGACTTCGTCAATCTTTGCGACGAGATCGGCGCCACGGTGGAAAGCGCGACCGCACTCAACGCCTATGGTCAGAAGATCGGCGTCTCGATGCCATGGTGGTTCTGGAACTTCTTCGGCCAGCAGGCGGTGTTCCTGCTGAGGCGGTGACCGCCGCTATGCGGCCTCGGCGTCGCGCTCCTTCTCGAGCCCTTCGAAGAACCAGGAAAGCTCCTGGACGCACTCGGCCATCAGGTCGAGGTCGACCGGGCCGATCCTGGCCAGGCAGACGTCGAGATCATCGACATCCACCCCTTCGGCGACAAGTTCCAGGATGAACTTCGTCAGTTGGTGCTTGTCGTCGAGGCGTCCGTCCACAGCCGCAGTCCAGATGTAAATGCGGACATTTTGACGCGGTTATGGTTAGCGGAGTCTTAACTCGGGCTCTCGTTCAGCCGCGGCCGGCCAGGAGACGGGCCGCCTCGTCCACAATATCGCGCGTGAGGTCGCCGGCCGGGATGGCCCTACCGAGGGCTGCGGCCTGTCCGGCCCAGAGCGGCGA contains:
- the metW gene encoding methionine biosynthesis protein MetW; amino-acid sequence: MSVNNEARVDLRMVAGLIDPRARVLDVGCGDGELLELLAREKQVDGRGIEISQRGVNECVARGLSVIQGDADTDLGYYPDKGFDYVILSQTLQATYNPKEVLAQLLRIGDRAIVSFPNFGHWRVRFSLLLRGRMPVTPDLPHSWYDTPNIHFCTIRDFVNLCDEIGATVESATALNAYGQKIGVSMPWWFWNFFGQQAVFLLRR
- the metX gene encoding homoserine O-acetyltransferase MetX, which codes for MAARRARNDTASNQANEPSSQVLKLGEDRPLRLDSGKTLTPFQIAYETYGTLNEARSNAILICHALTGDQYVASRNPVTGKPGWWELMVGPGRVVDTDRFFVICSNVVGGCLGSTGPASINPDTGRAYGLDLPVITIADMVRAQVMLIDHFGIDRLFSVIGGSMGGMQVLEWAASYPERVFTALPIAAGARHSAQNIAFHEVGRQAVMADPDWCGGRYIEEGRRPEKGLAVARMAAHITYLSETALHRKFGRNLQDRENLTFGFDADFQIESYLRHQGMTFVDRFDANSYLYMTRAMDYFDLATDRGGLLADAFANSPTRFCVVSFTSDWLFPTAESRMVVRALNAAGASVSFVEIETDRGHDAFLLDEPELFAAVRGFLDSAARARGLEPVL